Proteins from a genomic interval of Polaribacter sp. Q13:
- a CDS encoding single-stranded DNA-binding protein, translating to MAAGTINKVILIGNLGDDVKMHYFDDQNCIGRFPIATSESYTNKQNGEKVTSTDWHNLVVRNGLAKVCEKYLSKGDKVYVEGKLRNRQWEQDGVKRYATEIHVNEMTMLSTKKNADNVAPITPQQDPKPVAPAPKAAAPEEDDDLPF from the coding sequence ATGGCTGCAGGAACTATAAATAAAGTAATTTTAATTGGTAATTTAGGTGATGACGTTAAAATGCATTATTTTGATGATCAAAACTGTATTGGTAGATTTCCAATAGCAACTAGTGAAAGTTATACAAACAAACAAAACGGAGAAAAAGTTACCTCTACCGATTGGCACAACCTTGTGGTAAGAAATGGATTGGCAAAAGTGTGTGAAAAATACTTATCTAAAGGAGATAAAGTATATGTTGAGGGTAAATTAAGAAACCGACAATGGGAACAAGATGGTGTTAAACGTTATGCTACAGAAATTCATGTAAATGAAATGACCATGTTGTCTACCAAAAAGAATGCAGATAATGTAGCACCAATTACACCACAACAAGACCCAAAACCTGTTGCTCCTGCTCCAAAAGCTGCTGCCCCAGAAGAAGACGATGATTTACCATTTTAA
- a CDS encoding gliding motility-associated protein GldE — protein sequence MDPDPEFLFFASIDFVTTLNAVFLIILLVSSALVSGAEVAFFSLSQTDLNELSNHGKEQNIVVSLLERPRKLLATILITNNFINILIVLLFASLADTMFGNFNYQLNLYFFTVPIRFLLEIVLVTFLILLFGEVLPKVYASRNALRFSKTMSKFIHAINILLTPFSLPLITLTKWIENKLGSKNSNFSVERLSQALELTSEGATTKDEQKILEGIVTFGNTETVQIMVPRIDIFALSDDESYEDVLNKILKNGYSRNPVYKDNIDNIVGVLYAKDLLAHLNKKTFKWQELVREPFFVPENKKLDDLLADFREKKNHLAIVVDEYGGTSGLVTLEDVIEEIVGDINDEFDDEDLSYSKIDENNYIFEGKTSIKDFCRVLDDEDEEIFEEEKGESETLAGFILEISGKFPKKGEKINFKNYTFTIQALDKKRIKQVKATRNA from the coding sequence TTGGACCCAGATCCCGAATTTTTATTTTTTGCTTCAATAGATTTTGTAACTACCTTAAATGCAGTTTTTCTAATTATTCTATTAGTAAGTTCTGCATTAGTTTCTGGAGCAGAAGTTGCCTTTTTCTCTCTTTCTCAGACAGATTTAAATGAACTTTCTAACCACGGAAAAGAACAAAACATCGTTGTATCTTTATTAGAAAGACCCAGAAAATTATTAGCTACAATATTAATAACCAACAATTTTATAAACATTTTAATTGTTTTATTATTTGCATCCTTAGCAGATACAATGTTTGGCAATTTTAACTATCAACTAAATCTTTATTTCTTTACAGTTCCTATTCGTTTTTTATTAGAAATTGTTTTAGTAACCTTCTTAATCCTTTTATTTGGTGAAGTATTACCAAAGGTTTACGCTTCTAGAAATGCGCTTCGTTTTTCTAAAACAATGTCTAAATTTATACATGCAATAAATATTTTGCTAACACCTTTTAGTTTGCCCTTAATAACCCTTACAAAATGGATTGAGAACAAACTGGGTAGTAAAAATTCTAATTTTTCTGTAGAAAGGTTATCACAAGCATTAGAGTTAACTTCTGAAGGCGCTACCACAAAAGATGAACAAAAAATACTAGAAGGCATTGTTACTTTTGGAAACACAGAAACGGTACAAATTATGGTACCTCGTATAGATATATTTGCACTTTCTGACGACGAATCTTACGAAGATGTTTTAAACAAAATTCTAAAAAACGGCTATTCTAGAAACCCTGTTTATAAAGACAACATAGACAATATAGTTGGGGTTTTGTATGCCAAAGATTTACTTGCTCATTTAAATAAAAAAACCTTTAAATGGCAAGAATTAGTAAGAGAACCTTTTTTTGTGCCAGAAAATAAAAAGTTAGATGATTTATTAGCCGACTTTAGAGAGAAAAAAAATCACTTAGCAATCGTTGTTGATGAATATGGAGGAACAAGCGGATTAGTTACCTTAGAAGATGTAATAGAAGAAATTGTTGGCGATATAAATGATGAGTTTGATGATGAAGATTTATCGTACTCTAAAATTGATGAAAACAATTATATTTTTGAAGGAAAAACTTCTATTAAAGATTTTTGTAGGGTTTTAGATGATGAAGATGAAGAAATATTTGAAGAAGAAAAAGGTGAGAGCGAAACCTTAGCTGGTTTTATTTTAGAAATTTCTGGTAAGTTCCCTAAAAAAGGGGAGAAAATAAATTTCAAGAATTACACGTTTACAATACAAGCGTTAGATAAAAAACGCATTAAACAAGTTAAAGCTACTAGAAATGCGTAA
- a CDS encoding DMT family transporter, protein MENSHGKNLSFLLLGTLFVSTSGVLGKYIALPAEAIIFCRAILATIFIFIFCKIKKIDLKIKSRADFISFIISGFFMTAHWVTYFIALKLSNVALGMLSIYTFPVITAFLEPFFSKQKLNPVHVFLAVIVLIGVYILVPDFSLENDHLKGILFGIFSAFCYALRNLTIKKHVKEYDGSMLMLHQMIVVAVLLIPTLFFSDFTNLQSQIPLLILVALLTTSIGHTMMVHSLKHFSVATASIISSVQPIFGIIIAYLFVNEIPSFNTFIGGGLILSTVIIESIRSKK, encoded by the coding sequence ATGGAAAACTCACACGGCAAAAATTTATCATTTTTACTTTTAGGAACTCTTTTTGTAAGCACTTCTGGTGTATTAGGAAAATATATTGCTTTACCAGCAGAAGCTATCATTTTCTGCAGAGCTATTTTAGCAACTATTTTTATTTTTATCTTTTGTAAAATTAAAAAGATAGATTTAAAAATAAAATCGAGAGCAGATTTTATTTCTTTTATCATTAGTGGTTTTTTTATGACAGCCCATTGGGTTACTTATTTTATCGCCCTAAAACTCTCTAACGTAGCTCTAGGAATGCTCTCTATCTATACTTTCCCTGTAATTACAGCTTTCTTAGAACCTTTTTTCTCTAAACAAAAATTAAATCCTGTGCATGTATTTTTAGCCGTTATCGTTTTAATTGGCGTGTACATTCTAGTACCTGATTTTTCTTTAGAAAATGATCATTTAAAAGGAATTTTATTCGGAATTTTTTCTGCGTTCTGTTATGCACTTAGAAACCTTACCATAAAAAAACACGTAAAAGAATATGATGGCAGTATGTTAATGCTACATCAAATGATAGTAGTTGCAGTACTTTTAATTCCTACTTTATTTTTTAGTGATTTTACAAACCTACAAAGTCAAATTCCGCTTTTAATACTAGTAGCCTTACTAACCACTTCTATTGGGCATACAATGATGGTACACTCTCTAAAACATTTCTCTGTTGCTACCGCTAGTATTATTAGTAGTGTTCAACCAATTTTTGGAATTATAATTGCCTATCTTTTTGTAAACGAGATACCTAGTTTTAATACTTTTATTGGTGGTGGTTTAATTTTATCTACCGTTATTATTGAAAGTATTAGAAGTAAAAAGTAA
- the gldD gene encoding gliding motility lipoprotein GldD, which produces MRNILPLLFTILFLSCKDDILPKPKGYLSLTYPTKSYKKLDLERPYSFDVLENTQVINEANNWLTIKYPNLKASIDITYRPVKNNIKELLTEAEKLVFKHTIKADQIIPKDFINPKKRVFGSIYDITGNAASQIQFHLTDSTKNFIKGSLYFYAKPNYDSILPAVSYIKEDILRLIETLEWKQ; this is translated from the coding sequence ATGCGTAACATTTTACCCTTACTATTTACAATACTTTTTCTTTCATGTAAAGATGATATTTTACCAAAACCAAAAGGATACTTAAGTTTAACGTATCCTACTAAATCTTACAAAAAATTAGATTTAGAAAGACCTTACTCTTTTGATGTTTTAGAAAACACCCAAGTTATTAATGAAGCAAATAATTGGTTAACTATTAAATACCCAAATTTAAAAGCTTCTATTGATATTACTTACAGACCGGTAAAAAATAACATTAAAGAACTATTAACGGAGGCAGAAAAACTAGTTTTTAAACACACTATAAAAGCAGATCAAATTATTCCAAAAGATTTTATAAACCCAAAAAAAAGAGTTTTTGGAAGTATTTATGACATTACTGGAAATGCCGCCTCTCAAATTCAATTTCATTTAACAGATAGTACCAAAAACTTTATAAAAGGTTCTTTGTATTTTTACGCAAAACCAAACTACGATTCTATTTTACCTGCTGTAAGTTATATTAAAGAAGATATTTTACGCTTAATAGAAACTTTAGAATGGAAACAATAA
- a CDS encoding TonB-dependent receptor: protein MPSFFKTFILLFISYTTFGQEGDFYGKVKFNNNEIAVDAYIVISGQDFFKETTSDINGDFYLRKVPFGDYTIHFTSLNSKIKKINITLNSPQKEVNVVLDYTVNQLDEVLIVSKTRKKKIEEKGFAVNVIETKKVAVQSIQVNELLDQSAGVRVRQSGGLGSHTHYNLNGMTGNSVKIFIDGVPIRNFGPSFSLNSIPPSLIKRIEVYKGVVPPHLSDDAMGGAINIVLNGVTKNELRASVSAGSFGTYRSDVIGGYRNNKNGFTARGSAFVNYADNDYKVWGDQVRVTPVYKGPSVLIKAKRFHDRYRSQGGKAEIGYTNVDWADKFLFGALLSNMDKQIQTGATMEIVYGNRFTEQHTNMYSLEYAKKDVFKNLDISAFASLSTLNRKVIDTIATQFNWLGTPIVNDKNQITEWTEGAEASKPTLQKDIDQTFNSRVNLAYKIKENNTLQLNNLLNTFNRDSNDPILPAAESALKEERKYTKNITALSFENLSFEKKLRTTAFAKSYFMDRTSKIRTRTSNTSGATIEIEENNIKSNNFGYGGAISYTISPKLTVFGSAEKAIRLPNEDEVFGNAAAGEYAALNLKPEHSNNYNLGVSVTNITYKKHTVGVTSNLFIRDTKDLIMKFPVGNDEEFFESTNIGKVQTRGFDFELNYNYNKALFFNGNTSFFNAREYTTTFNTDGKAILESYDRLKNTPYFTMNYNVRFIKKDLIQKGSNFSLITNFLYVHDFLRHGTKLGGANKTTIPTQKSLNAGFAYTFPKNKVTLSFDVKNIFDNQLFDNYALQKPGRGFYTKLTFSIL, encoded by the coding sequence ATGCCTTCTTTTTTTAAAACTTTTATACTACTATTTATATCATATACTACTTTTGGTCAAGAAGGAGATTTTTACGGAAAAGTAAAATTTAATAATAACGAAATTGCAGTTGATGCTTACATTGTAATAAGTGGTCAAGATTTTTTTAAGGAAACAACTTCAGACATAAATGGTGATTTTTATTTAAGAAAAGTTCCTTTTGGCGATTATACAATTCACTTTACCTCTTTAAATTCAAAAATTAAAAAAATTAATATTACTCTAAACTCCCCACAAAAAGAAGTAAATGTAGTACTCGATTATACAGTAAACCAATTAGACGAAGTTCTTATTGTATCTAAAACAAGAAAAAAGAAGATTGAAGAAAAGGGTTTTGCCGTAAATGTAATTGAAACCAAAAAAGTAGCCGTACAATCTATTCAAGTTAATGAACTTTTAGACCAATCTGCAGGTGTAAGAGTTAGACAATCTGGTGGTTTAGGTTCTCATACTCATTACAATTTAAACGGAATGACAGGTAATTCTGTTAAAATATTTATTGACGGTGTTCCTATCAGAAATTTTGGCCCTTCGTTTTCTTTAAACAGCATTCCTCCATCATTAATAAAGCGTATTGAAGTTTACAAAGGAGTAGTTCCTCCTCATTTGTCAGATGATGCAATGGGAGGCGCCATAAACATTGTATTAAATGGAGTTACAAAAAATGAATTGCGAGCTTCCGTTTCTGCGGGTTCGTTTGGCACCTATCGCTCAGACGTAATTGGTGGTTACAGAAATAATAAAAACGGATTTACGGCAAGAGGTTCTGCCTTTGTTAATTATGCAGATAACGATTATAAGGTTTGGGGAGACCAAGTAAGGGTAACCCCAGTTTATAAAGGTCCTAGTGTTTTAATAAAAGCAAAACGTTTTCATGACAGATACAGGTCGCAAGGCGGAAAAGCAGAAATTGGGTATACCAACGTAGATTGGGCAGACAAATTTTTATTTGGCGCTTTACTGTCTAACATGGATAAGCAAATACAAACAGGTGCTACTATGGAAATTGTTTACGGTAACAGATTTACAGAACAGCACACTAATATGTATAGTTTAGAATATGCTAAGAAAGATGTTTTTAAAAATTTAGACATTAGTGCTTTTGCTTCTTTATCTACTCTTAACAGAAAAGTAATTGACACAATTGCTACACAATTTAATTGGTTAGGCACACCAATTGTTAATGATAAAAACCAAATTACAGAATGGACAGAAGGTGCAGAAGCTAGTAAACCTACGTTACAAAAAGACATTGACCAAACCTTTAACTCGCGAGTTAATTTAGCTTACAAAATTAAAGAAAACAATACATTGCAATTAAACAATTTACTAAATACATTTAATAGAGATTCTAACGACCCAATACTTCCGGCTGCAGAAAGTGCATTAAAAGAAGAACGGAAATATACCAAAAACATTACAGCTCTTTCTTTTGAAAATTTATCTTTTGAAAAAAAATTACGTACAACTGCTTTTGCAAAGTCGTATTTTATGGATAGAACTTCTAAAATACGCACCCGAACTTCAAACACATCAGGCGCAACCATAGAAATTGAAGAAAACAATATAAAATCTAACAATTTTGGGTATGGAGGAGCAATTTCTTATACAATTTCTCCTAAACTGACAGTATTTGGTTCTGCAGAAAAAGCCATTCGTTTACCAAATGAAGATGAAGTTTTTGGTAATGCTGCTGCAGGAGAATATGCCGCATTAAACCTAAAGCCAGAGCACAGTAATAATTACAACTTAGGAGTTTCCGTTACCAATATTACTTATAAAAAACATACCGTTGGTGTAACCTCTAACCTGTTTATACGTGATACCAAAGATTTAATTATGAAATTTCCCGTAGGAAACGATGAAGAGTTTTTTGAAAGTACCAACATCGGAAAAGTACAAACAAGAGGTTTCGATTTTGAGTTAAACTACAATTACAATAAAGCTTTATTCTTTAATGGTAATACCTCTTTTTTTAATGCTAGAGAATACACAACTACTTTTAATACAGATGGAAAAGCTATTTTAGAATCTTATGACAGACTTAAAAACACACCTTATTTTACTATGAATTATAATGTGAGGTTTATTAAAAAAGACCTCATACAAAAAGGATCTAACTTCTCTTTAATTACCAACTTTTTGTATGTGCACGATTTTCTACGCCACGGAACTAAACTTGGTGGCGCAAACAAAACAACCATACCAACTCAAAAATCTTTAAATGCTGGTTTTGCATACACTTTTCCTAAAAACAAAGTAACACTAAGTTTTGATGTTAAAAATATATTTGATAATCAACTCTTTGATAATTACGCTTTACAAAAACCTGGAAGAGGGTTTTATACAAAACTTACATTTTCAATTTTATAA
- the mutY gene encoding A/G-specific adenine glycosylase: MKFHKTLIYWYLQNNRDLPWRKTKNPYFIWLSEIMLQQTRVAQGLSYYLKFTTDFPTVFNLAKADESTVLKMWQGLGYYSRARNLHFSAKQIANELNGEFPSTYKEIIKLKGIGDYTASAIASICFNEPTAVVDGNVYRVLSRYYGINTPINSSAGIKEFKTLAQSLIDETQPGTYNQAIMDFGALHCKPQNPLCDTCPFSDSCVALEKKLTKELPVKEKKIKVRKRYFNFLVIKTNDDKTILSERKGKGIWQGLYQFPLIESDTIINKNQLIASKEFINLFPLETTISLFNPKEIVHKLSHQHLYTQFWIVETANSTETTIKWSEIEKYPVPILIANFLETFRAKK, from the coding sequence TTGAAATTTCATAAAACACTAATATACTGGTACTTACAAAATAACAGAGATTTACCCTGGCGAAAAACCAAAAATCCATATTTTATTTGGCTGTCAGAAATCATGTTACAACAAACAAGAGTTGCCCAAGGTTTGTCTTATTATTTAAAATTTACCACAGATTTTCCAACTGTTTTTAACCTCGCTAAAGCGGATGAAAGTACCGTTTTAAAAATGTGGCAAGGGTTAGGATATTATTCCAGAGCCAGAAACCTTCACTTTTCTGCAAAACAAATCGCAAATGAATTAAATGGCGAATTCCCATCAACATATAAAGAAATTATAAAACTAAAAGGAATTGGAGATTATACAGCCTCTGCAATTGCGTCTATCTGCTTTAACGAACCCACCGCAGTTGTAGATGGAAACGTTTACAGAGTACTTTCTCGTTATTATGGTATAAATACACCTATTAACTCATCTGCAGGAATTAAAGAGTTTAAAACACTAGCCCAATCATTAATTGACGAAACTCAACCCGGAACCTATAACCAAGCCATTATGGATTTTGGCGCATTACACTGCAAACCTCAAAATCCGCTATGTGATACTTGTCCTTTTTCTGATAGTTGTGTGGCATTAGAAAAAAAATTAACCAAAGAATTGCCTGTAAAAGAGAAGAAAATAAAAGTTAGAAAACGTTATTTTAATTTTCTTGTGATAAAAACCAATGATGATAAAACTATTTTATCCGAAAGAAAAGGAAAAGGGATTTGGCAAGGTTTGTATCAGTTTCCATTAATAGAAAGTGATACAATTATTAATAAAAATCAATTAATTGCATCCAAAGAATTTATCAATCTATTCCCTTTAGAAACCACCATATCACTTTTTAATCCAAAAGAGATTGTACATAAATTATCGCATCAACATTTATATACCCAATTTTGGATTGTAGAAACCGCAAATTCTACCGAAACAACTATAAAATGGAGTGAAATTGAAAAATATCCTGTTCCTATTTTGATTGCAAATTTTTTAGAAACTTTTCGAGCTAAAAAGTAA